Part of the Paludisphaera borealis genome, ACGGCCTTACGCAGGCCGATCTCGCGAGTCCGCTCGGTCACGCTGACCAGCATGACGTTCATGATCCCGATGCCGCCGACGAGCAGCGAGACCCCGACGATCCCCGCCAGCACCGCCGTCGCCACGAGGCTGAGGCTGTTGAAAGCTTCGAGGATCTCGTCCTGGGTCACGATGTTGAAATCGTTGGGCTGATAGGCGTCGAGCCGATGACGGCGGCGTAGCAAGTTGACGATCTGCGCCCGGGCCTCGGGAACCGCCAGTTCCGACGTCGCCTGGGCCGTCATGGCGATCTTGCGCTGGAGCGCGGGGTACATCTTGAGAGCCATGGTGTACGGGATCAAAACCAGGTTGTCCTGGCTGTTGCCGAAGAAACTCCCTTTCTCTTCGAGAACGCCGATCACCTGAAACCGCCGGCCCGCGAGCAAGATCGTCTGGCCCACGACGCCTTCATCGAGGTTGAGCTTACGAAGGACCTCGCGACCCAGAATGCAGACGTGATGTCGCTCCTCGACGTCGACGATCGAGAAGGGACGGCCGATCGCGACGTGGAAATTGCGGATCGCGTGGTACGGGGCCGACGCCCCCTCGACCGGCACACGAAGTTCGTCGCGTCCGTATTGCAGCAAGGCGTCGGGGGGCTTCACCAGCGGCGAGATCCGCCGCAACGCGGGGCAGCCGTCCTCGATCGCCGCGATATCGCGCTCGTCGAGCACGATCCGCCCCAGCCGCTTCCCCGCCTCCCCCCCGGGCCGTTCGGGCCAGACCCACATGGCGTTCGTCCCCAGCCCCTGCAAGAACTCGGCGACATACCGCGTGAACCCCTGGACGACTCCGACGACCGTGATCGTCGACGTCACCGCGATCACGATCCCCAGCACCGTGAGCAGCGACCGAAACCGATGCGCCCACAACTGCTCGAAGGCGTTCCAGACGTTGGCCAGTGCGATCCTCACGGCGAAGTCGTCCCCTGAATTCCTGGAGCTTGCGTCACTCGAACAGCCGACCAACCACGACGGAGAATCCCGGAAGAATCTCTGGATACGTCAACTCGTCGTTTCGCCCCAAGGTCCGAGGCGCGCTCTCGGCGCCGTGCACGACGGCGATCTCGTCGTCGAGGTCGAGCACGGTGACGAATAGAACACCCGCGTTCAGGTACTCGGCGATTTTCTTCAAGACGTCCGACCAGCGATCGCTCGGCGACTTCACCTCGAAAACAAGCTCGGGAATCTCCGGCCCGTACCCGGTCGATCGCGAGCTTTCGGGAAGCCTCTCGTAGCTGTAATACGCCACATCGGCACCTCGCACAGTGTCGGGATTGCGCTCGGTGACGATCGCTGAATCGTTGCTGTACACTCGGCCGAGTTTCTGATCCTCGAGGAATCGCCTGAGATGGAACACTATCTCTGCGCACGTATACCCATGCCTTCGATTCGGAGGCGGCGACATGACGATTTTCCCTCTCACAAGTTCCTCGGGCCGTCCGATGTCGGGGCGCAGGCCGAATTCCTCGGCGTTGAGAAGAGTCTGTTCAGCGGTTGCCATGGCGAGGTCTCCCAGGACTTGTGGTCGTCCTTGATTGTCCCAGAAGACCGTGGGGGCGTCCATCGAACGTGCGAGGGGTCATGATTCGTGCTCCTCGTCGGATTCGACGCGGCCGTCGCGGATGCGGACGACGCGGCGGCAGCGCGCGGCGATGTCGGGCTCGTGGGTGACGATCACGATCGTCTGGCCCTCGCGATGGAGGTCGGCGAACAGTTCGAGTATCTCGTCGCCGGTCTGGGTGTCGAGGTTGCCGGTCGGCTCATCGGCCAGAAGCAGCGCCGGGCGCTGGACGAGCGCCCGAGCGATGGCCACCCGCTGTCGCTGGCCGCCCGACATCTGGTTGGGTCGATGGCCCATCCGATCGGCGAGTCCCACTCGGGACAGCGCCTCGGTCGCCCGTCGGCGACGCTCCGAAGCCGACGTACCCGAGTAGATAAGCGGCAATTCAACGTTCCGCAGAGCCGACTGCCGCGCCAGCAACTCGAACGTCTGGAACACGAAGCCGATCCGTCGCCCACGAACCTGGGCCAGCTCCGATTGCGACAGCCGCGCGACGTCGCGGCCGTCGAGGCAGTAGCGGCCATCCGTGGGGACGTCGAGGCAGCCGATGATGTTCATCAGCGTCGACTTGCCCGATCCCGAAGGCCCCATGATCGCCGCCAGCTCGTTCGATCGGATCGTCAGATCAACCCCGCGCAGCGCATGGACCGTCTCCTCACCCATCGGGTAGACCTTGGTGATCCCCTCAAGCAGGATCACCGGCGCGGGTGCGTCCGCCGTGCGCGTCTCGCCAGGTTCGTTCGAGATCGCCTGAGACGTCATGAGCGGTCCTTCATTACTTCGGCTGGTCGAGTTCGGCCGCGGTGGCGACGGGGACGACCGGGTCGCCGTCTTTCAACTCGTCCAGTGCGTGGAACGGCCCGACGATCACCCGCTCGTCGGCCTCGACCCCCGATCGCACCTCGACCCGGCGCTCGTCGCTCAAACCAACGTCAATCGGCCTCGCCCGCGCAACATCGCCGTCGACCACGAACATCACCTTGAGGTAGCGAACCTCGGAATCGCGGGCCTTCTCGCCTGGCGCCCGGACGGCGCGCTCGGCCCATTCTCGGATCAACGGGGTGTCGGGGAGATCCTTGCGACGGCGATGCACCACGGCCTGGGCGGGCGCCGAAAGCGCCTCGTCGGCGCGGCGGACTTCGACTTCCACTGTCACGCTCATCCCCGGCCGAAGCGTTGAAACGGGGGGCTGGCCGTCGCCGTTGGACGTCGGCGCGAGGTCGACCAACGTCTCGAAGCTGACCACGTCGTCCTTCTTGATCTTGCCCTGCGGCGCCACGCGGTCGATCCGGCCCGCAACTGGGTGCAACTGGTCGGCCTGTGGGAAGATCCGGGCGGGTTGACTCGATCGGACGAGGAGGACGTCGGTCTCGTCGATGTCGGCCCGGACCCGCATCCGGTTCATGTCGCAGACCTTCATCAAGACCGAGCCGGGCAGGTTGGTCGTGCCGGCGATCACGATCTCGCCGACGTCGACGTTCAGGCCCGAGACGACGCCGTCGATCGGCGCCCGGATCGTCGTCCGCTTCACGTCTTCCTCGCTCGACCGCCGCATGGCCTCTGACTCGTTCAACTCGTTGCGGCACATCTCCAATGCGGCCTCAGCCTTGGCCAGCGATGTGTACGAATCGGCAAGTTCGGTCGGAGTGGAGAAGCCTCGGTCGGCCAGCTTGGTCGATAGTCCAGCGTCGCGTCGGGCCTTCTTGAGATCCGAATCGGCCTGGTCGATCGCCGACTTCAAGCGCGAGATCCGCGCCCGCGTCGAATCGAGGCGAGCCTGAGCGTCGGTCGGGTCGATCTGGACGAGGACGTCGCCTTTCTTGACCGCGTCGCCCTCCTTAAAGCCGACGGCGGTCACCCGGCCGATGATCTGGCTGGCGATCTCGGCCTCCTCGACCGACTCGATCTTGCCGGGCGCGGTGATCGTCTGGACGATCGCCCCATGCGACAGGGGCTCAGCCAGGATCTTCCGCGCGGGCTCCTGGATCAATCGCCAGTCGAGGTCGATCCGCCCCGGCTCGCGCGACAGGTTCACGCCCACGACCGCCGCAACGAGGGCGACGACTCCGAAGCTCACCAGAACGCCGCGCATCATGGTCGCGTCCCGCCTTCCGTCAACTCGCGATGAGCGAGAGTCGCATCGCCGATCCGAGAACAAGTCCGACGGCCGTCCTCAGACTCATCTCGAAAAAACCCAGCCCCGAACACAGGACGACCGCCGCCGCGAGGTTCGCGTCGCCGCGCCGCCAGCCCGATGTGGCAAGGCTCACCCAACCCAGCAGCGCGAAGACGTCGCATTCCCGGAGCATCAGCCAGGTCGCCGCGGGATACGTTCCCGGCGGCAGAAGCAGGCCCAGCGAGGTGTCCAGATCGTCCTCGCCGCGTCTCAGCACTACCAGAAGCCCCACTCGGACCGCCAGGCCGAGAACCCAGAAGCCCTGAATCCAGGCGCTGTCCGACAGCGCCCGCTCGAACTGGAGGGGCCGGCCAGTCATCGCGGCGATCGCCGTGAATCCGATCGCCACGCATACCGCCCTCAAGACCAGCGCGAACGGTTCGATCACGAAGTCGCCGAACACGAACACGACCGTCCAGAACGGCAGCGAATCCCGCTGCGTCCGGATCGCCTTGCGTACGAGGTCGTCGCCCGTCTCGCCCTTGCCGTCGGCCTCGATCCTCTGGACCCCGCGCTCGACGGCGACGGCGAGCAGGACGGGACGGAAGCCCGCAATCCATCGAGCCCCGTTCAACGCCAGGATCAAAACCATCCAGACGCAGAGGATCGCGCCGAATCGCAGCTCGGCCGTGCTCCGTCCGCCGGTCGATTCACGGGGTGGGGCGAGATCCATGAAGTTCCACGTTGAAGAGGAAGCGGGCCGAACCAAGCGCCGTCGCGCAGGTCGCCTCGCGGTCGTCGAGTCTGGTACTCTCGAAACGGAGGTTGGGTTTCAATGCGGCAAGCAAGCCCGGAAGAAATCTGAACGTGAATCGCGCCGGCTTCGAAGGCGAAACGGAGTGCGCCCCCCTCGGCCCATGAGCCTGAGGAAGGAAGCACTCCGATTCGTTCGACGTCCCGACGTGCGGCGCGTCGACTTATTTCTCGGTCACGGCCTTTTCGACCGCGGCGCGGAATTCGGGCGATTCGGGAGTGATCTTGGGGTGGAATCTGGCGATGACCTCGCCCTTGCGATTCACCAGAAACTTGGCGAAATTCCAGTCGATCTCGCCGCCGTGGCCCGGATTGGTCGACTCGCTGGTCAGGTACTCGTAGAGCGGATGGATGCCCTTGCCCTTGACGACGATCTTCGAGAACAGCGGGAACGACACATTGTACTTCGTGCTGCAGAATTCCTTGATCTCGGCGTCGCTGCCCGGCTCTTGCGTGCCGAACTCGTTGGCGGGGAAAGCGAGGATCTCAAGCCCTTGAGCCTTGTACTTCTTATAGGTCTCTTCGAGGCCCTTGTACTGCGGGGTCAGGCCGCACTGGCTGGCGGTGTTGACGATCAGGACGACCTTGCCTTGATACTTCGACAGGGCCACGTCCTTGCCGTCGATGTCCTTGACGTGGAAATCGAGCACGGACGAAGGCTTCTTGTCGGCGGAGCCCGCGGACGCGGTCGTCGCATGGCTGGCCAAAACGACGCCGGCAGCCAGGGCGAGAGAGCTAACGGTCAGTATGCGGCCGAGCACGGTGGGAGTCCTCTGGGGCTAGTCGGGGGGTGGGGGCGGACCAACACGAAGTCGGGGATCGGAAAAGCCAGGGTACTTCGGCTTTACAGCTTGTGACCGCGGCTGTGCAATCATCTCAAATTATCTTGGGACGGCTTGACAGGAATTTCAAGTGAAGTCGATCAAGAGTTTAATTCTTTCGGTGGTCGCGGACCGGGTCGGCCCATGCGATCATCCGGGAATACACGGGAACCTCGGCCGCGAATCGTGACGGTTCCGGCCGGTCGACGTCGACAGCTCAATGCCAGACGAGGCGAGAGGCGAGTTTTGATGAACGAGATGTTCACACCAGGCGCTCAGCGAGCCATGGATCGAGCCGAGGTCCGGGCGCGACAGCGGGACGCGGCGGCTGTCGAGCCCAGAGACCTCCTGGTCGCCCTGGTCGACGAGCCGGAGTGCCGGGCCGCCGAGCTTGTGGTCGAGTTCGGATCAACCCCCGACGACGTCCGCCAGGCGCTCGGGGCGCCCCCCGTCGAAGCCTCGCTTCCCGCCGCTCCGGGCGAAAACGAGCGCGGCTACGACCTCGTCGCCGCCGACCGGCCCCCGGTGCCTCATTCGCGGACCCTCCGGGCGGTCGTCGGCGAGGCGATGGTTCAGGCCCGGGCCGCCGAGCGCTCGGGCATGGTCGGAACCGAGCATCTGCTGGCCGGCCTGACCACCGAGGCGGCGGCCGCCCTCGAACCCGTGCGATCGGCCGGACTCGACCTCGAACGGCTGCGGGAATACCTGTCGCGCCCGGCCCTCGTGGCGGCCGACCCGGTGCTGCCGCTTGAAGACGTCGCGCCGCTCGACCTCTCCGACTCGGCCCGCTCGGTCGATATCGGACGCATCCTCGACGCCTCGGCCAACCGCGCCCGCGAAGGGTTGCGGGTCGTCGAAGACTTCGCGCGGTTCGCGCTCGACGATCCCGGTCTCACGCGCCGTCTCAAGGAGACGCGGCACCGACTGGCCGAGACCCTGCGTGGGTTCGATCCCGACCTGCTCATCGGCTCGCGCGACACGCCGGACGACGTCGGCGCCCACATCATGACCCACTCCGAGCAGATCCGCGAGAACCCCCGCGCGGTGCTCGTCGCCAATTTCAAGCGGACGGCCGAGGCGCTGCGGTCGCTCGAAGAGTACGGCAAGCTCGTTAACGTCTGGCTCGCCGGACGGTTCGAGGTCCTTCGCTATGACGTCTACACGCTCGAAAAGCTCGTCCTGACGGCGGTTCAGTCTTATCGCGCCCTGGGCGACGCCCGGCTGATGGTCCTGGTCGGCGGCCTGCCGACGCTCGGCGACCTGACGTGGATCGTGGGCGAGGCCCTGGCCGGCGGCGCCGACGTGATCCAACTTCGCGAGAAGAACTTGCCCGACCGCGAGCTGCTGACCCGCGCCCGCGAGGTCCGCATCCTCACCGCCCAGGCCAAGGCGCGGTTCATCGTCAACGATCGGCCCGACCTGGCCCGCCTGGCCGGCGCCGACGGCGTGCATCTCGGGCAGGATGACGTGACGGTCCGCGACGCCCGGCGGATCACCGGCCCCCATCTGCTCATCGGCGTCTCGACCCACGAGCGCGCCCAGGTCGACGCCGCCGTCCTCGCCGGCGCGGGGTATCTGGGAGTCGGGCCGATCTTCCCCAGCGCGACCAAGGAGTTCTCCGAGCCTGAACTGGCCGGCCTGGCATTCGCGCGAACTGTCGCCGAGATGACCCGGCTGCCTTGGTTCGCGATCGGCGGAATCACCGAGGAGAATGTCGAGCGCGTCGTCGAGGCAGGGGCGTCGCGGATCGCCGTCAGCGCTGCGGTCGTCCGGGCTTCGCGTCCCCGCGCCGCGACCACGCGGCTCAGGGCGCTGCTGGACGGTCGGGAGTTCGTCGACGACGATACGGCGTCCGGCGAGTGAACCTCTCCCCGGCGTGCGAGGTCAGGTCGCAACGTCGGCCGGGTTGAGCGCGTCGAGCTGGGGGACGAATCGCGACGGGTCGGGCGGCACCGACGGACGGCTCGATCGTCCCAGCAGCCACTTCGCCAGAACGCCCGATTTGAGGCCGGGACGGATCAGGCGGGCAGGGCGGTCGAGGTCGTCGAGAATTCCCTGCGCCGCCAGATAGCCGCTGCGCACGGCGCCTTCCATGGTCGCCGGCCAGCCGGTGTCGGTCCAGTCGCCGGCCAGGAACAGGCCGTCGATCGGCGTCCGTTGCGGGGGGCGAAAGGCGTCGACCCCCGGCCGAACCGCGAACGTCGCGCCGTGCTCGGTCACAACCCACCATCGAACCAGACTCGCGTCGCGTGCCGCCGGCCACATCTCGACCAGGTCGGCCAGCACGGCGTCGCGGATCTCCGTCTTGTCCATCGCCAGCAGGTCGTACGCGGCGCTGATGACGATTTGCAGATATTGCCCGCCGTCCGGGTCTTCCGAGGTCGACGTCGTCGCGGTCCGCCCCTGGATCGCCGTGTGATTGAAGACCCACTGAATGAAGCGCCCGGGAGTGACGACGTGGTCGAACGGGCAGACCGGGCGGTCGAACCAGAGATGAACCCCGGTGATCGGCGACGATTCAAGCCGGTTCAAGCCGGCGAGCGCGGGCATCCCGGCCAGGGTCGTCTCGCCGAGCATGCCGGCGACGCGGTCGTACGAGACGGCCAGCACGACGAAATCCGCTGGTATGCGCTCGCCGTTGCGAAGCGTCACGCCTTGAAGCGCCGCGTCGTCGCCGCAGTCGATGCTCCGCACGCCGGTCGTCAGCCGAACCTCGACTTCGCGCTCGCGCAGCCAGGTCTCCAGCCGGGCACCGTAAAGCTCGCCCAGAGGCGCAATCGGCAACTCCATCTGAAAGCCCGAACGGTTGAGCAGGAAGCCGTCGACGAACACCCGCCGGGCGTGGCCGACGTCCATCTGTTCGAGCCGCTCGTTGAGCGCCGAAACGAGGACGGTCGCCCAGAACAAGTTGATCGTCCGCACGCTTTGCTTGTGCCGCCAGAGCCAGTCGGCGAACGATTCGCCGGGCCGAACGTCGTGGTTCCGCGCCAGACAGGCCAGCCCGTAGCCCACCCGCAGCTTGTCATTCCAGGTCAGGTAATTGGCGGAAAGGAAGCTCTCAGCCAGGTGGAACGGAGCCGGTCCGATCCCGGCTCGGAGTCTTGAAATCCGGTTCTCGGGACTGAGGAACGTGATCACCGACTCACGCCGGAACAGGTCGGCGATCCCGACGCGGCGGGAGAAGTCGGCGAGGTTCGTGCAGCAAGCCATGCTGACGTGTTGGCAGTTGTCGACCATCTCGCCGGTCTTGGGGTCGTTGAACGAGCTGGCGCGACCGCCTAGCCGTGGCCGACTCTCCAGCAGCGTGATCCGCAGTCCCCGGTTCACGAGGGCCGAAGCCGCGGCCAAACCACCGAGACCGCCGCCGACGACGACGACGTGAGGAGGGGGGGGCTTGTGATCCAACGAAACGTGACCTCCGGTCGAAGCGCCGGCTCAGGAGACGAGATCGGACTTGGCGGGCGCGTTGCGACCGACGTAACGCGCGGGCAGCGATCGCAGCGCGATGGCCAGCTTCCGCCAGCCGGGCACCGACGCCCGCGCGCTCAACACGTCGTAATCGCGGCGGACGATCTCGTCGAGCAGCGCCTGGTAGATTCCGACGATCGTCAAGAGGACCGGCCGGCCCACCGGATCGACCAGCGGGACAAGGCCCGCGGCCTCCTCGTAGTAGGCGTAAGCTCTGCCGGCGTACTCCGTCAGCAGCCGGCGCAACGGTTCGCTCGGCCGGTCGGCGAGCAAGTCGCGCGGATCGACGTCGAACCGCCGAAGGTCGTCTTCGGGGAGATAGATCCGCCCCCGGCTCGCGTCCTCTTTTACGTCGCGGAGGATGTTCGTCAACTGGAGAGCCAACCCGCAGCGCTCGGCCAGGCGCTCCGCCCTGCCGTCGTCGGAATCGAATCCCCAGATATGAATGCAGCAAAGCCCGACGGCCGAGGCGACGTGGTGGCAGTAGTCGGCCAGCTCGTCGAAGTTCGCGAACCGCCGGGGCACGACGTCCATCTCGACGCCGTCGATCACCTCGTGGAGCAAACTCGGCGGAATCGACGTCCGCTGTACGGTGTCGACCAGGGCCGCGAGCCCCGGCCAGGCGGGCGGGCGACCTTCGAGCGCATCGTCGAGGTCGCGCCGCCAGGCGACGAGGGCCGTTTCTTTCTCGGCGGCCGGCTCGTCGCCGTCGGCCAGGTCGTCGGCGTGGCGCATGAAGGCGTAGAGCGCGCACATCGCGCGCTGCGGCTCGGGGGGCAAGAGCCGGAAGGCGTGGTAGAAATTGCGGGCCTCGCGCCGGGCGATCTCGCCGCAGAAGCGATAACTGGCGTCAAGCGTCTCGTCCATCGTCACCGGGGACTCTCCCAGCGCGGCGACGCCGCCGGTTCGAGGGTCGAAGCCGATGAACGTCGCGTCGATCGTTTTCCTCGCAGCTTCGCCCAGGTCAGCCCGAGCGCCGCGCGCCCCAACAGCCGGACCTTCGCGGCCTTGCTCAGCGACGGCCGAGCCGAGAGCACGTCGTAACCGCACTCCTCGATCCGCCGGAGGATCGCCAGACCGCCCCGGGAGAATAGGTCGATGTCGACGGCCAGCTCGGACGGAATCCTCGGGATTAGCGCGCGGCCGATCTCAAACAGACCGCGAGTCCGCTCGATTTCGAACTTCAAAAGGTCGGCGAACGCGGGGGTGAACCGCAAAGCGCGAAGATCGTCGTCGCCGTAGCCGAACCGTTCGCGGTCTTCGCGCGGCAGGTAGACGCGGCCGATGGCCAGGTCGCGCGCCACGTCCTGCCAGAAGTTCGCGAGCTGAAGCGCGGTGCAGGTGGCGTCGGAAAGGCGGGCGTTGTCGTCGTCGAAAGCGCCCGCGATGTACAGAACGAGGCGGCCGACCGGGTCGGCGGATCGCGTGCAATAGTCGCGAAGCTGGTCGTAGGACTGGTAATCCGTGACCGTCTGATCTTGAATGAATGCGTCGATCAAAGCGTGAAACGGCTCGGGAGGAATGCCGTACTGCTCGACGGTTTCCCTCAAAGCGATCATCACCGGATGCTTGGCGCGACCGTCGTACATCGCCCGCAGTTCGTCGCGCCACCAGTCGAGGAGTTCGAGCGAACGGGCGGGGTCGCCGATCTCATCGCCCAGGTCGTCGGACCATCGGCAAAAGGCGTAGACGCTCTGGAACGCCGGCCGATGTTCGCGAGGGGTCAGCCAGGTCACGACGCTGAAGTTCTCGTAGTGCGTCGCCGTGAGCCGGGCGCAGTAGTCGAGCGCCTCCTGGCGCGAGACGGGCTCGCACACCGGGGGGCCGTACCGCCTGAGATCCGCCTCGAATGACATTCTCAAAGACTCCGCATCCGTGGACCGACGTGATCGGCCTCGATTCTACAAGTGGTCGCACCCCGCCGCCAGTCGGGCCGGGCACTGCATTGACCCCCCGGGCCGTCGGCCCGAAAATCAACGCGGCTTCCGGGTCGACTTTTTCGACCCGCGGCGCGGCGGCCCCGTCGCGTCGTCCAATGCTCCACGCCAGGAACCAACCATGAAATCGATGATCCGAACGCTTTCCACCACGCTCGCGCTGTCCGCCCTTATCGCGGCCTCGGCCGCCGCGGCCGACGACGCCGACTTCAAGCCGCTGTTCAACGGCAAGGACCTCACCGGCTGGATCACGCCCGCCGACAAGGCCCTGTTCACGGTCGAGGACGGCGAGATCGTCGGCCGCACCAAGGGGGATCTCAAGAAGAACGAATTCCTGGTCGTCGACAAGCCGTACAAGGATTTCGTGCTCAAGGCGAAGGTCAAGCTCCGCAACGGCAACTCGGGCATCCAGGTCCGCAGCAAGCGGGCCGACGACGGCGTGGTCTCGGGCCCGCAGGCCGACGTCGCCGACGGCTACTGGGGGCTGCTCTACGAGGAGCGCGGCCGGGGCATCCTCGAACAATACGACAAAGATAAGGCCGCCAAGCTCATCAAGAACGGCGACTGGAACGACTTCGTAGTATCGTGCAAGGGCAAGCATTTGACGATCGACATCAACGGCACCCGCGTAATCGACCGCGAAGACAAGGAATTCGCCGACGACGGCGTTATCGCCCTTCAGGTCCACGTGGGACCGCCCATGGAGGTTCGGTACAAGGACGTCTCGATCAAGGAAATCGACTGACGAACGAGCCGATTCAGCGCGGGGCGGGGGACGATCTTCGGGTCGTCAGCCCGCCCCTTTTTGCGCGCCCCGTGAGCGAATTGAACGTTGCAAGGGCCTGGCGGAACAGGTGTTGGGAGGTCGCCTCGGAACAAGCAAAACAAAGAGCGGAGAACGCCTTGAAAAGAAGTGAGAAGGGTTGTCGCGCGAACTTGCGAGGATTCCTCAAGGGGCCCGCGCGAATCGCCGATAACTGATCTGGTACTCCTTCTCCACTCCTAGTACAAGGGGCTCACCGCGGTGAACGCGATCCCCTCCGATTTTCGTATGCTCCGAGCAGGACGCTCGGGGATGTCGAGTATCAGGGAGGACGCGGGCGTCACGGGACTGTCGGCCAGCCGCTTCGGCGCATTGGCCTCGTCCTCCGACTGTCGGGAAGGCGAGACTTTGCACATCGGAGACGGTTCGACCGGCGGGACGCGGCACGCCAAGAGGGCGCGTCGCGGGGCCGATTTCGCGAGGCCCGCCGCCCAAGGAAGGTCCGGGAGAAAACCCCGGCACATCGCACTCCACCTCGAATTTCAACCTCTTCACTTGGCCGCGACGCTCACTCAACCGGGCGT contains:
- the hpnC gene encoding squalene synthase HpnC; this encodes MSFEADLRRYGPPVCEPVSRQEALDYCARLTATHYENFSVVTWLTPREHRPAFQSVYAFCRWSDDLGDEIGDPARSLELLDWWRDELRAMYDGRAKHPVMIALRETVEQYGIPPEPFHALIDAFIQDQTVTDYQSYDQLRDYCTRSADPVGRLVLYIAGAFDDDNARLSDATCTALQLANFWQDVARDLAIGRVYLPREDRERFGYGDDDLRALRFTPAFADLLKFEIERTRGLFEIGRALIPRIPSELAVDIDLFSRGGLAILRRIEECGYDVLSARPSLSKAAKVRLLGRAALGLTWAKLRGKRSTRRSSASTLEPAASPRWESPR
- a CDS encoding phytoene/squalene synthase family protein, yielding MDETLDASYRFCGEIARREARNFYHAFRLLPPEPQRAMCALYAFMRHADDLADGDEPAAEKETALVAWRRDLDDALEGRPPAWPGLAALVDTVQRTSIPPSLLHEVIDGVEMDVVPRRFANFDELADYCHHVASAVGLCCIHIWGFDSDDGRAERLAERCGLALQLTNILRDVKEDASRGRIYLPEDDLRRFDVDPRDLLADRPSEPLRRLLTEYAGRAYAYYEEAAGLVPLVDPVGRPVLLTIVGIYQALLDEIVRRDYDVLSARASVPGWRKLAIALRSLPARYVGRNAPAKSDLVS
- a CDS encoding efflux RND transporter periplasmic adaptor subunit, whose translation is MMRGVLVSFGVVALVAAVVGVNLSREPGRIDLDWRLIQEPARKILAEPLSHGAIVQTITAPGKIESVEEAEIASQIIGRVTAVGFKEGDAVKKGDVLVQIDPTDAQARLDSTRARISRLKSAIDQADSDLKKARRDAGLSTKLADRGFSTPTELADSYTSLAKAEAALEMCRNELNESEAMRRSSEEDVKRTTIRAPIDGVVSGLNVDVGEIVIAGTTNLPGSVLMKVCDMNRMRVRADIDETDVLLVRSSQPARIFPQADQLHPVAGRIDRVAPQGKIKKDDVVSFETLVDLAPTSNGDGQPPVSTLRPGMSVTVEVEVRRADEALSAPAQAVVHRRRKDLPDTPLIREWAERAVRAPGEKARDSEVRYLKVMFVVDGDVARARPIDVGLSDERRVEVRSGVEADERVIVGPFHALDELKDGDPVVPVATAAELDQPK
- a CDS encoding glutathione peroxidase, whose amino-acid sequence is MLGRILTVSSLALAAGVVLASHATTASAGSADKKPSSVLDFHVKDIDGKDVALSKYQGKVVLIVNTASQCGLTPQYKGLEETYKKYKAQGLEILAFPANEFGTQEPGSDAEIKEFCSTKYNVSFPLFSKIVVKGKGIHPLYEYLTSESTNPGHGGEIDWNFAKFLVNRKGEVIARFHPKITPESPEFRAAVEKAVTEK
- a CDS encoding ABC transporter ATP-binding protein produces the protein MTSQAISNEPGETRTADAPAPVILLEGITKVYPMGEETVHALRGVDLTIRSNELAAIMGPSGSGKSTLMNIIGCLDVPTDGRYCLDGRDVARLSQSELAQVRGRRIGFVFQTFELLARQSALRNVELPLIYSGTSASERRRRATEALSRVGLADRMGHRPNQMSGGQRQRVAIARALVQRPALLLADEPTGNLDTQTGDEILELFADLHREGQTIVIVTHEPDIAARCRRVVRIRDGRVESDEEHES
- the hpnE gene encoding hydroxysqualene dehydroxylase HpnE, which encodes MDHKPPPPHVVVVGGGLGGLAAASALVNRGLRITLLESRPRLGGRASSFNDPKTGEMVDNCQHVSMACCTNLADFSRRVGIADLFRRESVITFLSPENRISRLRAGIGPAPFHLAESFLSANYLTWNDKLRVGYGLACLARNHDVRPGESFADWLWRHKQSVRTINLFWATVLVSALNERLEQMDVGHARRVFVDGFLLNRSGFQMELPIAPLGELYGARLETWLREREVEVRLTTGVRSIDCGDDAALQGVTLRNGERIPADFVVLAVSYDRVAGMLGETTLAGMPALAGLNRLESSPITGVHLWFDRPVCPFDHVVTPGRFIQWVFNHTAIQGRTATTSTSEDPDGGQYLQIVISAAYDLLAMDKTEIRDAVLADLVEMWPAARDASLVRWWVVTEHGATFAVRPGVDAFRPPQRTPIDGLFLAGDWTDTGWPATMEGAVRSGYLAAQGILDDLDRPARLIRPGLKSGVLAKWLLGRSSRPSVPPDPSRFVPQLDALNPADVAT
- a CDS encoding thiamine phosphate synthase; protein product: MNEMFTPGAQRAMDRAEVRARQRDAAAVEPRDLLVALVDEPECRAAELVVEFGSTPDDVRQALGAPPVEASLPAAPGENERGYDLVAADRPPVPHSRTLRAVVGEAMVQARAAERSGMVGTEHLLAGLTTEAAAALEPVRSAGLDLERLREYLSRPALVAADPVLPLEDVAPLDLSDSARSVDIGRILDASANRAREGLRVVEDFARFALDDPGLTRRLKETRHRLAETLRGFDPDLLIGSRDTPDDVGAHIMTHSEQIRENPRAVLVANFKRTAEALRSLEEYGKLVNVWLAGRFEVLRYDVYTLEKLVLTAVQSYRALGDARLMVLVGGLPTLGDLTWIVGEALAGGADVIQLREKNLPDRELLTRAREVRILTAQAKARFIVNDRPDLARLAGADGVHLGQDDVTVRDARRITGPHLLIGVSTHERAQVDAAVLAGAGYLGVGPIFPSATKEFSEPELAGLAFARTVAEMTRLPWFAIGGITEENVERVVEAGASRIAVSAAVVRASRPRAATTRLRALLDGREFVDDDTASGE
- a CDS encoding ABC transporter permease; amino-acid sequence: MRIALANVWNAFEQLWAHRFRSLLTVLGIVIAVTSTITVVGVVQGFTRYVAEFLQGLGTNAMWVWPERPGGEAGKRLGRIVLDERDIAAIEDGCPALRRISPLVKPPDALLQYGRDELRVPVEGASAPYHAIRNFHVAIGRPFSIVDVEERHHVCILGREVLRKLNLDEGVVGQTILLAGRRFQVIGVLEEKGSFFGNSQDNLVLIPYTMALKMYPALQRKIAMTAQATSELAVPEARAQIVNLLRRRHRLDAYQPNDFNIVTQDEILEAFNSLSLVATAVLAGIVGVSLLVGGIGIMNVMLVSVTERTREIGLRKAVGARRRDILLQFLIEAVFLSLLGGALGIGLGYAMSALASLHPQMVNVVIPWWAVALGFGISTGTGVVFGLVPAIKAALLNPIDALRHE
- a CDS encoding Uma2 family endonuclease, translated to MDAPTVFWDNQGRPQVLGDLAMATAEQTLLNAEEFGLRPDIGRPEELVRGKIVMSPPPNRRHGYTCAEIVFHLRRFLEDQKLGRVYSNDSAIVTERNPDTVRGADVAYYSYERLPESSRSTGYGPEIPELVFEVKSPSDRWSDVLKKIAEYLNAGVLFVTVLDLDDEIAVVHGAESAPRTLGRNDELTYPEILPGFSVVVGRLFE